One region of Candidatus Binatia bacterium genomic DNA includes:
- a CDS encoding LLM class F420-dependent oxidoreductase: MKLGVTMFATDQSIGPVDLARAVETRGFYSLYIPEHTHIPTSRRTPPPTGDKELPEEYKRSLDPFVALAAAAGVTSRIKLGTGICLVAQRDPIVTAKEVATLDLISNGRFVFGIGFGWNQDEMESHGVDFPRRRERVREHVLAMQRLWTNEKASFEGEFVRFEESWSWPKPLQQPRPPILIGGAAGPKLFKHIAEYADGWIPIGGAGVRAALSDLQRAMREAGRDPADLRVVPFGTIPDAGKLEYYHSLGITEVVLRIPSVPADTVLRLLDEYAKLL, encoded by the coding sequence ATGAAACTTGGCGTGACGATGTTCGCCACCGACCAGAGCATCGGCCCGGTTGATCTGGCTCGGGCGGTCGAGACGCGCGGCTTTTACTCGCTCTACATCCCGGAGCACACGCATATTCCGACCAGCCGCCGGACACCGCCCCCGACCGGAGACAAAGAGCTGCCCGAGGAATACAAGCGCTCCTTGGATCCGTTCGTGGCTCTGGCTGCTGCCGCGGGGGTCACTTCGCGCATCAAGCTCGGCACCGGCATCTGCCTGGTGGCGCAGCGTGATCCCATCGTAACCGCCAAGGAAGTGGCGACGCTCGATCTGATTTCCAATGGCCGGTTCGTGTTCGGTATCGGGTTCGGATGGAACCAGGATGAAATGGAAAGTCACGGCGTCGACTTTCCCCGGCGGCGCGAACGGGTCCGAGAGCACGTCCTGGCGATGCAGAGACTGTGGACCAACGAGAAGGCATCCTTTGAAGGGGAGTTCGTGCGCTTCGAGGAGAGCTGGTCGTGGCCCAAGCCGCTGCAGCAGCCCCGTCCGCCGATTCTCATTGGTGGCGCCGCCGGGCCCAAGCTATTCAAGCATATCGCCGAGTACGCCGACGGCTGGATTCCCATCGGCGGTGCCGGCGTGCGCGCAGCGCTGTCCGATTTGCAGCGGGCGATGCGTGAGGCCGGGCGCGATCCGGCTGACCTTCGGGTGGTGCCGTTCGGAACCATTCCCGATGCGGGCAAGCTGGAGTACTACCATTCACTCGGTATCACCGAGGTCGTCCTCCGCATCCCCTCGGTCCCGGCCGACACGGTACTGCGGCTGTTGGACGAATACGCCAAGCTGCTGTAG